From the genome of Rhodobacteraceae bacterium Araon29, one region includes:
- a CDS encoding NADP-dependent malic enzyme (NADP-dependent; catalyzes the oxidative decarboxylation of malate to form pyruvate; decarboxylates oxaloacetate): MSKSKITREDALAFHLDPTPGKWEVAATVPMTTQRDLSLAYSPGVAVPCEEISKNPELAYDYTNKGNLVAVISNGTAVLGLGNLGALGSKPVMEGKAVLFKRFADVNSIDLEVDTEDPDEFCKAVKLLGPTFGGINLEDIKAPECFIIEQRLKEEMDIPVFHDDQHGTAVICAAGLINALQISGKKIENVKIVLNGAGAAGIACIELLKTMGARHENCTVCDTKGVIYQGRTEGMNQWKSAHAIKTKTRTLEEAMRGADVFLGVSVKGAVTQDMLISMAENPVIFAMANPDPEITPEEAREVRADAIVATGRSDYPNQVNNVLGFPYLFRGALDIHARAINDEMKIACAQALADLAREDVPDEVAMAYGEKLTFGRDYIIPTPFDPRLIHRIPPAVAQAGMQTGAARRPIIDMEAYELTLKTRMDPTASILRSINDRARAAQARMIFAEGDDPKVIRAAVMYQRSGFGKALVVGREHDVKQKLEAAGMGEAFQELEIVNAANTDHLETYKDFLYSRLQRKGYDRADVHRLAARDRHVFSALMLAHGHGDGLVTGATRKSAHVMGLINHVFDADSEHGVAGVTAVLHRGRIVLIADTLVHEWPEAEDLANIAERAAGVARHLGLEPRVAFVSFSTFGYPVSERAEKMHLAPKVLDERGVSFEYEGEMAVDVALNTHSMQAYPFSRLTGPANILVVPARHSASISVKLMQEMAGATVIGPILAGVDESIQICSSVSTATDILNMAVLAACKVG; the protein is encoded by the coding sequence ATGTCAAAGTCAAAAATTACGCGAGAAGACGCGCTCGCCTTTCACCTCGATCCAACGCCGGGTAAGTGGGAGGTTGCGGCAACCGTTCCGATGACAACCCAGCGTGATTTGTCTTTGGCATATTCCCCAGGCGTCGCGGTTCCCTGCGAAGAAATAAGCAAAAACCCCGAGCTTGCCTATGATTACACAAATAAAGGAAATCTGGTTGCTGTTATCTCGAACGGGACGGCTGTTTTGGGTCTTGGCAATCTAGGTGCGCTGGGCAGCAAACCGGTGATGGAAGGAAAAGCCGTTCTTTTCAAGCGCTTTGCAGATGTAAACAGCATTGATCTTGAGGTTGACACAGAAGACCCTGATGAGTTCTGCAAAGCAGTAAAATTACTCGGGCCTACCTTTGGCGGCATAAACCTAGAAGATATTAAAGCTCCTGAATGCTTTATTATCGAACAGCGGCTGAAAGAGGAAATGGACATTCCGGTGTTTCATGACGACCAACATGGAACCGCCGTGATCTGCGCAGCTGGCTTAATCAACGCCCTGCAAATCAGCGGCAAGAAAATCGAAAATGTCAAAATCGTTCTGAACGGAGCTGGCGCTGCGGGTATTGCCTGCATTGAGCTTCTTAAAACAATGGGTGCGCGGCACGAGAACTGCACCGTCTGTGATACCAAAGGTGTCATCTACCAAGGCCGCACCGAGGGCATGAACCAATGGAAATCGGCCCATGCAATCAAAACCAAAACCCGAACGTTAGAAGAGGCAATGCGCGGTGCGGATGTGTTTTTGGGCGTGTCTGTCAAAGGCGCAGTGACGCAAGACATGCTTATCTCAATGGCGGAAAACCCAGTGATTTTTGCCATGGCAAATCCCGACCCTGAAATTACACCAGAAGAAGCACGCGAAGTGCGCGCCGATGCAATCGTTGCCACTGGGCGAAGCGATTATCCAAATCAAGTCAATAATGTTTTGGGCTTTCCTTACCTGTTTCGAGGCGCACTCGACATTCATGCACGCGCGATCAATGATGAAATGAAAATCGCCTGTGCTCAGGCGCTGGCGGATCTGGCGCGCGAAGATGTCCCGGACGAAGTGGCCATGGCCTATGGAGAAAAACTAACCTTTGGGCGTGATTATATTATTCCAACCCCATTTGATCCGCGCCTGATCCACCGCATTCCTCCCGCTGTTGCGCAGGCTGGTATGCAAACCGGTGCAGCCCGCCGACCCATAATTGATATGGAAGCCTATGAGCTGACTTTAAAAACTAGAATGGATCCAACGGCGAGCATATTGCGCAGCATAAACGATCGAGCACGGGCGGCACAGGCACGGATGATTTTTGCTGAGGGCGATGATCCCAAGGTGATACGCGCAGCGGTGATGTATCAAAGATCAGGCTTTGGAAAAGCTTTGGTTGTTGGCCGTGAACATGACGTAAAGCAAAAGCTTGAAGCCGCTGGAATGGGCGAAGCCTTTCAAGAGCTTGAAATTGTCAATGCCGCAAATACCGACCACTTAGAAACCTATAAAGATTTCCTTTATTCTAGACTGCAACGAAAAGGGTATGACCGGGCTGATGTGCACCGTCTGGCGGCGCGCGATCGCCACGTGTTTTCAGCTTTGATGTTGGCGCATGGGCACGGGGATGGCTTGGTCACCGGCGCTACCCGCAAGTCAGCACATGTTATGGGGTTGATCAATCATGTTTTTGATGCTGATTCCGAGCATGGGGTGGCAGGTGTTACGGCGGTTTTGCATCGCGGCCGGATCGTATTGATTGCCGACACATTGGTTCATGAATGGCCAGAAGCCGAAGATTTGGCAAATATCGCCGAGCGGGCTGCAGGTGTTGCGCGCCATTTGGGGCTTGAACCTCGGGTGGCATTTGTAAGCTTTTCCACCTTTGGGTATCCGGTTTCTGAGCGAGCTGAAAAAATGCATCTTGCGCCCAAGGTTTTGGATGAGCGCGGTGTTTCATTTGAATACGAGGGTGAAATGGCCGTTGATGTTGCTTTAAACACTCATTCAATGCAGGCCTATCCCTTTTCGAGGCTGACAGGGCCGGCCAATATTTTGGTTGTTCCTGCGCGGCATTCGGCAAGCATTTCGGTTAAATTGATGCAAGAAATGGCGGGTGCAACTGTTATTGGCCCTATTTTAGCAGGCGTGGATGAATCGATCCAAATATGTTCATCGGTTTCAACGGCAACAGATATTTTAAATATGGCTGTTTTGGCCGCCTGTAAGGTAGGATAA
- the mutS gene encoding DNA mismatch repair protein MutS → MMAQYQDIKAQYRDALLFYRMGDFYELFFDDAVAAAEALDIALTKRGRHQGDDIPMCGVPHHASENYLLTLIRKGFRVAVCEQMESPAEAKKRGRKSVVRRDVVRLVTPGTLTEDSLLEPRQHNFLAAFSKVRDAYALAWVDISTGVLCVSPLALVQLGPELARLRPSEVILSSSAHEELSHIFDDAGVPTTSLGAAAFDSAAAEKRIKSLFDVGALDAFGNFGRAETSALGAIIEYLDITQKGRLPMLRPPVRDASSKVMQIDAATRRNLEITQALSGGRAGSLLATIDCTVTAAGGRLLEQRLSAPSLQLDVIENRQSLIDLMLSSPNEMRTLRDVLKAVPDLDRALSRLSLERGGPRDIANIRDGLEQAKEMDPLISRLDLKRALETLNASFTGHEVLIELLGEALVGEPPLMARDGGFVASGFDADLDEARKLRDEGRGVIAAMQKEYIEKTNISSLKIKHNNVLGYFIETTATHAEKMLAAPLAETFIHRQTTANQVRFTTVELSEIETKILNAGNRSLEIEKRIFAKLTAAILNVAEAISTTAQAIAEIDLASSLADLSERNNWCRPVVDDSCAFDISGGRHPVVENALINSGDPFIANDCDLSNSAIWLLTGPNMAGKSTFLRQNALIALLAQMGSFVPASSAHIGLVGQLFSRVGASDDLARGRSTFMVEMVETAAILNQADNKALVILDEIGRGTATYDGLSIAWATLEHLHEVNQARALFATHYHELTALSKSLANVENATVRVKEWEGEVVFLHEVHKGSADRSYGVQVAKLAGLPEAVIERARVVLGTLESGDRAGSEKKQSLMDDLPLFSATPAPKTAQGPSQLEQAMEDIHPDDLSPKEALKALYELKELLHR, encoded by the coding sequence ATGATGGCACAATATCAGGACATCAAGGCGCAATACCGCGATGCTTTGCTGTTTTACCGCATGGGTGATTTTTACGAATTATTTTTTGACGATGCTGTTGCCGCCGCTGAAGCGCTTGATATTGCGCTTACCAAACGCGGCAGGCATCAAGGCGACGATATACCAATGTGCGGCGTTCCGCACCATGCGTCGGAAAACTATCTTTTGACGCTGATAAGAAAGGGGTTTCGCGTTGCCGTTTGTGAACAAATGGAAAGCCCAGCAGAGGCGAAAAAGCGGGGCAGAAAATCCGTTGTGCGGCGCGATGTTGTTCGACTTGTCACCCCCGGTACATTAACCGAAGACTCGCTGTTAGAGCCCAGACAACATAATTTTCTGGCTGCTTTTTCCAAAGTCCGCGATGCCTATGCTTTGGCCTGGGTGGATATTTCCACCGGCGTGCTGTGTGTAAGCCCCCTTGCGCTGGTTCAATTGGGCCCAGAGCTTGCAAGGCTGCGACCAAGCGAGGTGATCTTATCAAGCTCGGCACATGAGGAATTGTCACACATATTCGATGATGCCGGCGTTCCAACCACATCTCTGGGCGCTGCCGCCTTTGACAGCGCAGCGGCAGAAAAGCGCATTAAATCCCTTTTTGATGTTGGCGCTTTGGATGCATTTGGAAATTTTGGCCGCGCCGAAACTTCGGCTTTAGGCGCAATTATTGAATATTTGGACATCACGCAGAAAGGCCGGCTTCCGATGTTGCGGCCGCCCGTGCGGGATGCCAGCTCAAAGGTGATGCAGATTGATGCAGCCACACGCCGCAATCTAGAAATCACCCAAGCGCTATCCGGCGGACGGGCGGGGTCATTACTGGCAACAATTGACTGTACCGTCACCGCAGCAGGTGGACGATTGCTTGAGCAGCGGCTATCAGCCCCCTCACTGCAGCTTGACGTTATTGAAAATCGTCAAAGCTTAATTGATCTCATGCTGAGCAGCCCAAATGAGATGCGCACTTTGCGCGATGTGTTAAAAGCAGTGCCGGATTTGGACCGTGCGCTCTCGCGGCTTTCACTTGAGCGTGGCGGCCCAAGGGATATCGCCAATATTCGCGATGGCTTAGAGCAAGCCAAAGAAATGGACCCGCTTATCAGCAGGCTTGATCTGAAACGCGCGTTGGAAACTTTGAATGCATCCTTTACCGGCCATGAGGTGCTCATTGAGCTTTTGGGTGAGGCTTTGGTGGGCGAGCCGCCTTTAATGGCGCGCGATGGTGGTTTTGTTGCCAGCGGTTTTGATGCAGATTTGGATGAAGCCAGAAAGCTGCGCGATGAAGGGCGCGGCGTGATTGCCGCGATGCAAAAGGAATACATTGAAAAAACCAATATATCGTCTCTGAAAATTAAACATAACAACGTGCTTGGGTATTTCATCGAAACCACTGCGACCCACGCGGAAAAAATGCTTGCCGCGCCGCTCGCGGAAACCTTTATCCATCGGCAAACAACAGCCAATCAGGTGCGCTTTACCACCGTTGAGCTGTCTGAGATTGAAACAAAAATTTTGAACGCTGGAAATCGTTCTTTAGAAATTGAAAAGCGCATATTTGCAAAACTTACCGCAGCTATTTTGAATGTGGCAGAAGCCATTTCAACCACGGCGCAAGCCATAGCTGAAATAGATTTGGCGAGCTCATTGGCGGATTTGTCAGAAAGAAATAACTGGTGCAGACCAGTGGTTGATGACAGCTGTGCGTTTGACATCTCAGGCGGCCGGCATCCGGTTGTTGAAAATGCGCTGATAAACAGCGGTGATCCGTTTATCGCCAATGATTGTGATTTATCAAACAGCGCTATTTGGTTGCTGACTGGTCCAAACATGGCTGGTAAGTCCACTTTTTTACGGCAAAATGCGCTGATTGCGCTACTGGCACAAATGGGCAGCTTTGTTCCGGCAAGCAGCGCGCATATCGGATTGGTTGGCCAATTGTTCAGCCGCGTGGGCGCTTCCGATGATTTGGCGCGCGGGCGATCAACTTTTATGGTTGAAATGGTCGAAACCGCTGCAATTTTAAACCAAGCTGACAACAAAGCCTTGGTCATACTTGATGAAATTGGTCGGGGAACTGCCACATATGACGGCTTATCCATCGCATGGGCAACTTTGGAACATTTGCATGAGGTCAATCAAGCACGGGCGCTTTTTGCCACGCATTACCACGAACTGACCGCACTTTCCAAAAGTCTGGCCAATGTGGAAAACGCCACTGTTCGGGTCAAAGAATGGGAGGGCGAAGTTGTATTTCTACATGAGGTGCACAAAGGGTCAGCTGATCGGTCTTATGGGGTGCAGGTTGCCAAATTGGCCGGTTTGCCAGAGGCGGTCATTGAACGCGCTCGGGTGGTTCTTGGAACATTAGAGAGCGGTGATCGTGCGGGGTCTGAGAAAAAGCAGAGCCTGATGGATGATCTGCCTTTGTTTTCCGCAACTCCTGCTCCGAAAACAGCCCAAGGCCCGTCGCAGTTGGAACAGGCAATGGAAGATATTCACCCAGATGACCTTTCGCCCAAAGAAGCGTTAAAAGCGCTGTATGAGTTAAAAGAGCTTTTGCATCGGTAA
- the grpE gene encoding nucleotide exchange factor GrpE: MAEPKTEEFLDEIEKAEIEELGDELIDIDEEAAELDEIEALKVERDDFRDRFMRALADAENSRKRADKDRREAENYGGSKLARDILPVYDNLKRAIDAVGDEQKETAGAFIEGVELTLRELLNVFRSHGIESISPEVGDKFDPQLHQAMFEAPVPGTKAGDIIQVSAEGFMLHDRLLRPSQVGVSSTPAS, encoded by the coding sequence ATGGCAGAACCAAAAACTGAAGAATTTTTGGATGAGATTGAAAAAGCAGAAATCGAAGAGCTTGGCGACGAGCTAATAGATATTGATGAAGAAGCCGCAGAGCTAGATGAGATTGAAGCCTTAAAAGTCGAAAGAGATGACTTTCGTGACCGTTTTATGCGCGCTTTGGCCGATGCAGAAAATTCACGTAAGCGGGCCGACAAAGACCGCCGTGAAGCAGAAAATTATGGCGGATCAAAACTCGCTCGTGATATTTTGCCGGTTTATGACAATCTAAAACGTGCGATTGACGCGGTCGGCGATGAGCAAAAAGAAACTGCAGGCGCGTTTATTGAAGGTGTCGAGCTAACACTGCGGGAACTACTGAACGTATTTCGCAGCCACGGGATTGAGTCCATATCGCCTGAAGTTGGCGATAAATTCGATCCGCAACTGCACCAGGCCATGTTCGAAGCACCGGTTCCGGGAACAAAAGCTGGCGATATTATTCAGGTATCTGCCGAAGGCTTTATGCTGCATGATCGCTTGTTGCGCCCAAGTCAGGTCGGCGTGTCCTCGACCCCTGCTTCGTAA
- the hrcA gene encoding heat-inducible transcriptional repressor HrcA, with product MTENNSMFEEMNDRSREVFRRVVEGYLENGDPVGSRTLTRTLNEKVSAATVRNVMQDLEYLGLLDSPHISSGRVPTEMGLRMFVDGLLEVSTLDQEDREKLDKTVESNSKDMGGMLDRVGSALSGITHGASLVLTPKQEQPIKHIEFVSLSPERALVVLVFANGQVENRLFTPPKGQTPSAMREAANYLNSMIRGLTLSEVLQLVETDVQKRRQEIDHLAQDLVEKGLAVWHDEGDQNERLIVRGRANLLESETEEADLERIRALFDDLERKRDIADFLQLTDQGDGVRIFIGSENKLFSLSGSSLVVSPYMNSDRKIIGAIGVIGPTRLNYGRIVPIVDYTAQLIGKLISDRS from the coding sequence ATGACAGAAAACAACAGCATGTTTGAAGAGATGAACGATCGCTCACGCGAGGTGTTTCGACGTGTTGTTGAGGGCTATCTGGAAAACGGTGATCCCGTTGGCTCGCGCACGCTGACCCGAACGCTAAATGAAAAGGTTAGCGCAGCTACCGTTCGTAATGTAATGCAGGATCTGGAATATTTGGGGCTTTTGGACAGCCCCCATATAAGCTCGGGGCGCGTGCCCACAGAAATGGGGCTAAGGATGTTTGTTGACGGTCTTTTAGAGGTTAGCACATTAGACCAAGAAGACCGCGAAAAACTGGATAAAACTGTGGAAAGCAACAGTAAGGACATGGGCGGTATGTTGGACCGTGTCGGTTCTGCTCTTTCGGGGATAACCCATGGCGCTTCGCTTGTTTTGACACCCAAACAAGAGCAACCCATCAAACATATTGAATTTGTGTCTTTGTCCCCCGAGCGCGCTTTGGTGGTATTGGTTTTTGCCAATGGCCAAGTTGAAAATCGCTTGTTCACGCCGCCAAAAGGCCAAACCCCCAGCGCAATGCGAGAAGCTGCCAATTATCTAAACTCAATGATTCGCGGGCTTACATTGAGCGAAGTTTTACAGCTGGTTGAGACAGACGTTCAAAAACGCCGGCAGGAAATTGACCACCTTGCGCAGGATTTGGTGGAAAAGGGGCTAGCGGTTTGGCACGATGAAGGCGACCAGAATGAGCGTTTGATTGTTCGGGGTAGAGCGAATCTGTTAGAATCAGAGACAGAAGAAGCTGATCTTGAACGCATCCGAGCCCTTTTTGATGACCTTGAGCGCAAGCGTGATATAGCCGATTTTCTGCAATTAACCGATCAGGGCGACGGTGTTCGCATTTTTATTGGCTCTGAGAACAAACTTTTTTCACTTTCGGGTTCATCTTTGGTGGTTTCTCCTTATATGAACTCTGATCGGAAGATAATTGGCGCGATCGGTGTTATTGGTCCGACACGCCTGAACTATGGAAGAATTGTGCCGATAGTAGATTACACGGCGCAATTGATTGGAAAGCTAATTTCCGATCGAAGCTAG
- a CDS encoding ribonuclease PH, with protein MRPSGRELNQMREVSIETNVTKHAEGSCLIKMGDTHVLCTASLEDRVPPFIRGTGLGWVTAEYGMLPRSTSSRMRREAASGKQGGRTVEIQRLIGRSLRAGVDRVALDERQITVDCDVLQADGGTRCASITGGWVALKLAVNQLLKQGAIKTDPLTSPVAAISCGIYAGQPVLDLDYPEDSEAGVDGNFIMLGNGQMIEVQMSAEGATYSRDQMNHLIDLAELGVGQLVAKQLSAVS; from the coding sequence ATGCGGCCCTCTGGCAGAGAATTAAACCAAATGCGCGAAGTTTCAATCGAAACCAATGTAACAAAACATGCCGAAGGGTCTTGTTTGATAAAAATGGGCGACACTCATGTGTTGTGCACTGCCTCACTTGAGGATCGTGTTCCGCCCTTTATCCGCGGAACCGGACTGGGGTGGGTAACTGCCGAATATGGCATGCTACCACGTTCAACAAGTTCACGCATGCGCCGCGAAGCCGCGAGCGGAAAACAAGGGGGCCGAACAGTTGAAATTCAACGCTTAATTGGCCGCTCCCTTCGGGCCGGTGTTGACAGGGTTGCCCTGGACGAACGGCAAATCACCGTTGATTGTGATGTTCTGCAGGCCGATGGTGGCACCAGATGCGCATCAATTACAGGTGGATGGGTTGCTTTAAAGCTAGCGGTGAACCAGCTTTTAAAACAAGGCGCGATTAAAACTGATCCGCTTACCTCACCAGTTGCGGCGATCAGCTGCGGTATTTATGCCGGTCAACCGGTTCTTGATTTGGATTATCCAGAAGACAGCGAAGCGGGCGTCGATGGCAATTTTATCATGCTTGGCAATGGGCAAATGATAGAAGTGCAAATGAGTGCAGAGGGCGCAACCTATTCACGCGATCAGATGAACCATTTGATAGATCTGGCTGAATTGGGTGTTGGACAATTGGTTGCCAAGCAATTGTCGGCGGTGTCATGA
- the rdgB gene encoding RdgB/HAM1 family non-canonical purine NTP pyrophosphatase, with product MTRKFTGDTLVVATHNNGKLEEIASLIRPFSVSVKGAAELNLAEPDETETTFVGNAKIKAHAAAQATGLPSLSDDSGIEIDALDGAPGVYTADWAETPNGRDFIMAMTKANDMLDQRSAAHPRKARFCCTLVMAWPDGHDEIFPGIMPGQVVWPMRGYQGHGYDPIFQPDGYDITFGEMDRWEKNRISHRADAFRKLVAGCFE from the coding sequence ATGACCCGTAAGTTCACTGGCGATACGCTCGTGGTGGCCACCCATAACAATGGCAAACTAGAAGAAATTGCCAGCTTAATACGACCATTTTCCGTATCTGTGAAAGGCGCAGCCGAGCTAAACCTTGCTGAACCGGATGAAACGGAAACAACTTTTGTGGGGAATGCAAAGATCAAGGCCCATGCTGCGGCGCAAGCCACGGGTCTTCCGTCCTTATCCGATGATAGTGGAATTGAAATTGATGCTCTAGACGGTGCGCCTGGTGTTTATACAGCAGATTGGGCAGAAACACCCAACGGACGTGATTTTATAATGGCAATGACCAAAGCGAACGACATGCTTGATCAACGCAGCGCAGCGCATCCTAGAAAGGCGCGGTTTTGTTGTACCCTGGTCATGGCTTGGCCCGATGGCCATGATGAAATTTTTCCCGGCATTATGCCCGGGCAAGTGGTTTGGCCCATGCGCGGGTATCAGGGCCATGGTTATGATCCGATTTTTCAACCAGACGGATACGATATAACCTTTGGGGAAATGGATCGCTGGGAAAAAAATAGAATTAGCCATCGCGCGGATGCATTCCGCAAACTTGTTGCAGGCTGTTTTGAATGA
- a CDS encoding coproporphyrinogen III oxidase, which translates to MHSANLLQAVLNEDWQNGGFGIYVHWPFCAAKCPYCDFNSHVSDKIEEKQWITSYLKELDRLFQTIGSRPLKSVFFGGGTPSLMSPDLVDQVLSKVFALWPRSNNLEVSLEANPTSVEAGRFNGYQQAGVNRISLGVQALNDADLKRLGRLHSVKEAHLAFDISRNTFDRVSFDLIYARQNQTLSDWRSELQQALSMAVDHVSLYQLTIEQGTAFGDRYAIGKLPGLPNEDLGADLFEATQDICSKFGFPAYEISNHAKTGAECQHNMVYWRYGDYAGIGPGAHGRLTINGHRHATAAFRNPADWLEAVRQGCGDSINEPLLAKDQAAEYLVMGLRINDGIDRARYKSLSGRDLDPDKIADLFNQGLILDSNNIISASQRGRPVLNHIIRELAG; encoded by the coding sequence ATGCATTCCGCAAACTTGTTGCAGGCTGTTTTGAATGAAGACTGGCAAAATGGCGGCTTTGGCATTTATGTCCATTGGCCGTTTTGTGCTGCCAAGTGCCCCTATTGTGACTTTAACAGTCACGTCAGTGATAAAATAGAAGAAAAACAATGGATTACATCCTATTTGAAAGAATTGGACCGGCTATTCCAAACAATAGGCTCACGTCCGCTTAAGTCGGTTTTTTTTGGTGGCGGAACACCCAGCCTGATGAGCCCTGATTTAGTCGATCAAGTTCTATCTAAAGTCTTCGCACTTTGGCCAAGATCAAATAATCTTGAAGTCAGTTTGGAGGCCAATCCAACATCCGTTGAGGCTGGAAGGTTTAACGGCTATCAGCAAGCCGGTGTAAACCGCATATCCTTGGGTGTTCAGGCGCTGAATGATGCCGATTTAAAACGTTTAGGACGCTTACACAGTGTAAAAGAAGCCCATCTGGCTTTTGATATTTCACGAAACACTTTTGATCGTGTCAGTTTTGATCTGATTTATGCGCGGCAAAATCAAACCCTATCAGATTGGCGGTCTGAGTTGCAGCAAGCTCTTTCCATGGCTGTTGATCATGTTTCGCTTTATCAACTGACCATTGAACAAGGAACTGCTTTTGGCGATCGCTATGCGATTGGAAAGCTTCCCGGTCTACCAAATGAAGATCTTGGAGCAGATCTTTTTGAGGCTACGCAGGATATATGTAGCAAATTTGGGTTTCCAGCCTATGAAATTTCCAATCATGCTAAAACTGGTGCTGAGTGCCAACATAACATGGTGTATTGGCGGTATGGGGATTATGCTGGCATTGGGCCCGGCGCACACGGCCGTTTAACGATCAATGGCCACCGGCATGCAACAGCTGCGTTTCGAAATCCAGCCGATTGGCTTGAAGCTGTGCGCCAAGGATGCGGCGATAGCATTAACGAGCCGCTCTTGGCGAAAGATCAAGCGGCCGAATATTTGGTGATGGGCCTTCGCATCAATGATGGCATTGATCGGGCGCGATATAAGTCCCTTAGTGGCCGTGATCTTGATCCAGATAAAATAGCAGATTTGTTTAATCAGGGTCTAATATTAGACTCAAATAACATTATTTCGGCCAGCCAGAGGGGCCGTCCAGTTTTAAATCATATCATTCGCGAGCTTGCTGGTTAG
- a CDS encoding ParB/RepB/Spo0J family partition protein, translating to MSEKKSKSRGLGRGLSALMADANVQKSEKMKEKQEVSNPSTEQSVPIEKIFANPDQPRRTFEPDQLKDLANSIRAKGVLQPLIVRDRPDHPGEYEIVAGERRWRAAQMAQQHDLPVILRSFTDTEVLEVAIIENIQRADLNPVEEAFGYRQLMDKFDHTQEQMAEALGKSRSHIANLLRLLSLPPDVQEFLRDGRLSAGHARALVTAENPTLLAGIVISKGLSVRETEKLVKKASKPDENRGATPKSRPSLGEKDADTKALEGDLSAALGLRVVIDHKPGGEAGQISLQYTSLDQLDDLCRILSTPS from the coding sequence ATGAGTGAAAAAAAATCAAAGTCACGAGGTCTTGGCCGCGGATTATCGGCATTAATGGCTGATGCAAATGTACAAAAATCCGAAAAAATGAAAGAAAAACAAGAGGTTAGTAACCCTTCCACTGAACAATCTGTGCCGATTGAAAAAATATTTGCCAACCCTGATCAACCCAGGCGGACATTTGAACCCGATCAGCTAAAAGATCTCGCCAATTCCATTCGCGCCAAAGGTGTTCTCCAGCCATTGATTGTGCGCGACCGTCCCGATCACCCCGGAGAATATGAAATTGTTGCGGGCGAACGCCGCTGGCGTGCGGCGCAAATGGCGCAGCAGCATGATCTGCCTGTAATCCTTCGGTCTTTTACCGATACCGAAGTTCTTGAAGTTGCAATTATTGAAAATATCCAGCGCGCCGATCTTAATCCGGTCGAAGAGGCATTTGGCTACCGACAGCTGATGGATAAATTTGACCATACCCAAGAACAGATGGCCGAAGCACTTGGTAAAAGCAGAAGCCATATTGCCAATCTTTTGCGTCTTTTGAGTCTGCCGCCTGATGTCCAAGAGTTTTTGCGCGATGGGCGTCTTAGCGCGGGGCACGCGCGCGCTTTGGTGACCGCGGAAAACCCCACTTTGCTTGCTGGCATTGTGATTTCCAAAGGGCTTTCTGTCCGCGAAACTGAAAAACTGGTGAAAAAAGCGTCGAAACCGGATGAAAACCGAGGCGCCACCCCAAAAAGCAGGCCCTCATTGGGTGAAAAAGACGCCGACACAAAGGCTCTTGAAGGCGATCTATCTGCAGCATTGGGGCTCAGGGTTGTTATCGACCATAAACCGGGCGGCGAAGCAGGCCAGATTTCATTGCAGTATACGTCTTTGGATCAATTAGATGACCTGTGCCGGATTTTAAGCACGCCAAGCTAA
- a CDS encoding AAA family ATPase, producing MHDPTRSKAAKIVSVTNQKGGVGKTTTTINLGAALAELGKNVLIVDLDPQGNASTGLGIDLEDREFTTFDLLLEDADLTDVISKTDINGLSIIPANIDLSSADIELYSNEKRIFLLHDALRQPAMDQFAFDYILIDCPPSLTLLTVNALVASHSVLIPLQSEFFALEGLSQLMLTIREVRESANLNLRIEGVVLTMFDARNNLSQQVEKDARDNLNELVYKVIIPRNVRVSEAPSYAMPVLAYDTGSKGSLAYRDMALEFLKNNHDTQATPAA from the coding sequence GTGCATGACCCAACGCGCAGCAAAGCTGCAAAAATTGTATCGGTTACCAATCAAAAAGGCGGCGTGGGTAAAACCACGACAACCATTAACCTTGGCGCTGCTTTGGCTGAGCTGGGGAAAAACGTCCTAATTGTGGATCTTGATCCTCAAGGCAATGCTTCAACGGGATTGGGAATTGACCTTGAGGATCGCGAATTCACCACCTTTGATCTATTACTTGAAGATGCCGATCTTACTGATGTCATATCAAAAACTGACATTAACGGGCTTTCGATTATTCCAGCAAATATTGATCTTAGCTCAGCAGACATTGAACTTTACTCCAATGAAAAACGAATTTTTCTACTTCATGATGCGCTGCGGCAGCCGGCGATGGATCAGTTTGCATTTGATTATATCCTCATTGATTGTCCGCCTTCGCTGACCTTGTTAACCGTGAATGCGCTGGTGGCATCGCATTCAGTGCTTATCCCGCTTCAAAGCGAATTTTTCGCGCTGGAAGGTTTATCGCAGCTGATGCTGACAATCCGTGAGGTGCGCGAATCTGCGAACCTCAATTTGCGGATCGAAGGTGTGGTGCTTACCATGTTTGATGCGCGCAACAACCTGTCGCAGCAGGTTGAAAAAGATGCCCGAGATAATTTGAACGAGCTTGTTTATAAGGTGATCATACCCCGAAACGTCCGTGTAAGCGAAGCGCCGTCCTATGCCATGCCGGTTCTGGCCTATGATACAGGGTCAAAAGGCTCTTTGGCTTATCGCGATATGGCTTTAGAGTTCTTAAAAAATAATCACGATACGCAGGCAACACCCGCGGCCTAA